CTCGTTTCCAGGATCCGCCACACCAACTCTTCAAACGCGATGCCCGCGGCTTTGGCGGCCATGGGAACCAGACTGTGATCGGTCATGCCCGGGATGGCATTCATTTCGAGCAGCCAAGGCTGGCCAGCCTCATCAAGCATGAAATCGATGCGCCCCCAGCCTCGCCCGTCCAGAGATGCGAATGCCCGCCGGACCAGATGCACCAGCTCTCCCTCGACCGCGTCGCCCAAGCCACTGGGACAGAAATAACGGGTGGTGGAGGCTTCGTATTTGGCCGCATAGTCGTAAAAGCGGTGAGGCGTCTCCAACCGAATCATGGGCAGTACGTCACCGTCCAAAATGGCGGCCGTGTACTCGCGACCGCGGATAAAGGCCTCGGCGATCACTTCGGAGTCGAATTTTCGTGCTTGCTCGAATGCCACGTGGAACTGGTCTTTCCCGTCTACCAGACTCATCCCCACGCTTGAACCTTCGTGGCTGGGCTTGATGACCATGGGCAAGCCCAACTGGTCGGCGGCGCGCTCCATATCTGCCGCGCTGGCGATCGACAGATAGGCCGGCGTCGGCAAATCCTGCGCCCGCCAGATTTGCTTGGTCCGCACCTTGTCCATGCTTAAGGCGCAGGCCAACACACCGCTCCCGGTGTAGGGAATCCCCAATAGCTGCAGCGCGCCCTGAATCACCCCGTCCTCGCCACCTCGCCCGTGTAAGGCGATGAAGGCACGATCGAATCCACCGCCCATGAGATGTCGGACGACGTCGCCATCGACGTCCACCGCTTCGGCTGCCACGCCCTGATCAAGAAGCGCCCGATGAATGGCCGCCCCGCTTTTCAGAGAAACATCCCGCTCTGCGGATTGGCCACCCATCAGGACGGCAACTCGCCCGAACGCGCTGGGATGAGTGCAACGGCGGGCCTGGGCGGAGGTATTCATTCCGACCTCCCGACGATCCGCACTTCCGGCTCCAGATCGATATCAAATTGCGACCGCACGGCGTTTTGGATCCGACGAATCAATGCCTCGATATCCGCCGCAGTGGCGCCACCGAGATTGACGATGAAATTGGCGTGTTTGGCAGACACCTCGGCGCCACCGATACGTAGCCCCTTGAGCCCGCAGGCTTCAATCAACCGGGCGGCGTGGTCGCCTGCGGGATTGCGAAACACCGAGCCACAGCTCGGAACACCCAATGGCTGGGTCGCGCTCCGTTTGGCCAACAGCGTCTTGATCTCGGAGGTTTCATCGGGCCTGGCCACGGGAAACTCGAAACGGGCCGCTACAAACCACTCATCTTTTTGCGGAGAAATCACGGTTCGATAGCCCACGCGATACTCCCTGGGCTCCCGCCACCGCATGACCCCGCTGCGGTTAACCACCCGTATCGCGACGACGTGCCTCCAGGTCTCGCCGCCAAAGGCACCGGCATTCATGGCCAGAGCACCACCCGTCGTGCCGGGAATGCCGGCGAAAAAATCGGCCTCCGCCAAGCCCCAACGGGAACAGCGACGGGCCAGTTTGGCGCACGAAACACCGGACTCGACCTCCACGAGTCCGCCCTCGCAACGCGTGATTCCGGTCAACGCGCTCTGGGTGGAAATCACGGTGCCTTCCAAGCCGCCGTCTCGCACTAGGAGATTGCTGCCCAAGCCTAGCCAGAACACCGGCTCATCGGGTGCCAAGCTGCTGAGAAACTCCACCAGATCGTCCAAATCCGCCGGTCGATAGAAACGGTCGGCCGGACCGCCCACACGCCAGGAGGTATGACGGGCCATGGGCTCCGCGCCGCGCAGTTCGCCGCGTAGCAGGTCCGGCGTCATGACCGTTCGTCTCCAGCGTTCGAAAGCCGCTGCGCCAGCACTGGTGGCATTCGGCCGATATCGCCCGCGCCCAAAGTCAGAACCAGGTCGCCATCGCGGATGATGTTGGCCAACGCGCCCGGTAACTCATCCAAACTGGAGACAAAAACCGGTTCGAGCCGTCCCCGGTTCCGGATCGCGCGCGCCAACGCATGGGCGTCGGCGTTGGGAATCGGCGATTCCCCGGCCGCATAGACCTCGCAAAGCAGCAAGCAGTCCGGCGTAGAGAGCACCTGCGCGAAATCGTCAAACAAATCTCGCGTGCGAGAATAACGATGGGGCTGAAAAATGGCCACCAGTCGACGATCCGGCCACGCTTCCCGGGCCGCTTTCAATGTCGCCGCCAATTCGGTGGGATGGTGCGCGTAGTCGTCCACCAGCAACGCTTGTCCATCGGTCAATTCAATCGAGCCGTAAGATTGGAAACGCCGACCGATACCTTGGAAATCCTTGAGGGCACGGCGAATCGCGTCCAACGGCACGCTCAACTCATAACC
The sequence above is a segment of the Pseudomonadota bacterium genome. Coding sequences within it:
- a CDS encoding D-alanine--D-alanine ligase, with translation MNTSAQARRCTHPSAFGRVAVLMGGQSAERDVSLKSGAAIHRALLDQGVAAEAVDVDGDVVRHLMGGGFDRAFIALHGRGGEDGVIQGALQLLGIPYTGSGVLACALSMDKVRTKQIWRAQDLPTPAYLSIASAADMERAADQLGLPMVIKPSHEGSSVGMSLVDGKDQFHVAFEQARKFDSEVIAEAFIRGREYTAAILDGDVLPMIRLETPHRFYDYAAKYEASTTRYFCPSGLGDAVEGELVHLVRRAFASLDGRGWGRIDFMLDEAGQPWLLEMNAIPGMTDHSLVPMAAKAAGIAFEELVWRILETSISDPEGGRR
- the murB gene encoding UDP-N-acetylmuramate dehydrogenase encodes the protein MTPDLLRGELRGAEPMARHTSWRVGGPADRFYRPADLDDLVEFLSSLAPDEPVFWLGLGSNLLVRDGGLEGTVISTQSALTGITRCEGGLVEVESGVSCAKLARRCSRWGLAEADFFAGIPGTTGGALAMNAGAFGGETWRHVVAIRVVNRSGVMRWREPREYRVGYRTVISPQKDEWFVAARFEFPVARPDETSEIKTLLAKRSATQPLGVPSCGSVFRNPAGDHAARLIEACGLKGLRIGGAEVSAKHANFIVNLGGATAADIEALIRRIQNAVRSQFDIDLEPEVRIVGRSE